In one Verrucomicrobiia bacterium genomic region, the following are encoded:
- a CDS encoding polysaccharide lyase family protein, producing MRPIAFLFRRLPTFALLAAVSACAADSQLLWQIGRPDRANAEFALAPRGYAQFKDDAVFVVGQTDPQQGWPYVQPGPVDAWAGSQLHTFTVVFGIVQPVAGGMCRLVFDLLDTQHQAPPRLRIAINSQAFDRQLTAGAGDASVEGDPAQGRPQHFEVEFPADLLQAGNNIVTITTAEGSWMLYDCVALAAPAGLATKPVDRAVMVRSVEAQAALLERDGKLFQPLEVTLLSIGETRAAAVNLDDAEVGRVTLKGGVQQLEVLAREVAKESKATLSLVIDGKIQASQTVTRQPVRKWEVYILMHSHTDIGYTDLQPNIEQKQAHNVLRALELIRQTKDYPVGARFKWNLEVMWTADQFYRIATPGQKREFEQAVRDGYIGVDAMYGNLLTGLCRSEEMMRQISLATDLGRHCGATVDSMMISDVPGLTWGIVPALASHGVKYISDGPNASRTMAGDRIGYVRVQWENHPFYWLSPSGTERALYWGSQGGYSFGHHFSSLKEGLPFLLNRLEEQQYPYDIVQLRWTKGDNGPPDEGVMPFVRDWNAKYAWPKLVIATTSEAFHAFEKRYGAELPTFRGDLTPYWEDGAGSSARETALNRHSADRLVQAETIWALRQPGQFPNDEFAGAWKNAALYSEHTWGAYNSISQPDLPFVKKQWAYKQGYALKADQLSHELLNRALDATESAASKSVDVYNTASWARTDLVTLPKETTGDAVTDASGRPVPSQRLSTGELVFLARNVPPLGAERFTISSGAPTAGGKATVDGMTLSTPLLTVKLDEHTGDIVSLRAHGIDAELADGSLNNYLYLPGHDLQGVQPSGPARVTVKESGPLVVSLVAASDAPGCNHLAREVRLVDGLDRVEISDLIDKKAVRSVEGVHLGFSFNIPNPAVHINSPGAIGEPEKDQLPGACKNWFSVERWVDISGSNYGVTWSTDDAPLMELGGLTANLPRSQPDPNAYLKHIEPSAKIYSWVMNNHWHTNYRADQEGPTWFRYAIQVHGAYDPVAATRFGVNSTEPLLVAPAAGDAPVGSMLNIEPASIVTTAFKPSDDRKALIVRLYNPTGTTQHARLKWNRPVRHVWLSSACEEQGGEAPATIAVPKLGMVTLRVDE from the coding sequence ATGCGCCCAATTGCATTCCTGTTCCGCCGGCTCCCCACGTTCGCACTGTTGGCGGCCGTTTCTGCCTGCGCCGCCGACAGCCAGCTGCTCTGGCAAATCGGGAGGCCGGACCGCGCCAACGCTGAATTTGCGCTCGCGCCCCGCGGCTATGCGCAGTTCAAAGACGACGCGGTGTTTGTGGTGGGGCAAACGGATCCCCAACAGGGCTGGCCATACGTGCAGCCCGGGCCGGTGGATGCCTGGGCAGGCAGCCAGCTGCATACGTTCACCGTGGTGTTTGGAATCGTTCAACCGGTGGCCGGTGGCATGTGCCGGCTCGTGTTCGACCTGCTCGACACCCAGCACCAGGCCCCGCCCCGCTTGCGCATCGCCATCAACAGCCAGGCGTTTGACCGGCAGCTGACGGCGGGCGCGGGCGATGCGTCCGTGGAGGGAGATCCGGCGCAGGGTCGTCCGCAGCATTTCGAAGTGGAGTTTCCCGCGGACCTGCTTCAGGCCGGAAACAACATCGTTACGATCACCACCGCGGAGGGTAGCTGGATGCTTTACGATTGCGTGGCGTTGGCAGCGCCAGCTGGCCTCGCAACGAAGCCCGTGGACCGGGCGGTGATGGTGCGTTCGGTTGAGGCGCAGGCTGCGTTGCTGGAGCGGGACGGAAAATTATTCCAGCCGCTTGAAGTGACGTTGCTGTCCATCGGTGAGACGCGTGCTGCTGCCGTGAATCTCGACGACGCGGAAGTGGGCCGGGTGACTTTGAAGGGGGGCGTGCAACAGCTCGAAGTGCTTGCTCGCGAAGTTGCCAAAGAAAGCAAAGCCACGCTCTCGCTCGTCATCGACGGCAAAATTCAGGCGAGCCAGACGGTGACGCGCCAGCCGGTCCGCAAGTGGGAGGTTTACATCCTGATGCATTCACACACGGACATCGGCTACACCGATCTCCAGCCGAACATTGAGCAGAAGCAGGCGCACAACGTGCTGCGCGCCCTGGAACTGATTCGGCAGACAAAAGATTATCCCGTGGGCGCCCGTTTCAAATGGAACCTGGAGGTGATGTGGACGGCGGATCAGTTTTACCGCATCGCGACGCCCGGGCAGAAGCGGGAATTTGAACAGGCCGTGCGTGACGGTTACATCGGCGTGGACGCGATGTATGGCAACCTGCTGACCGGTTTGTGCCGTTCCGAGGAAATGATGCGACAAATCAGCCTCGCCACCGACCTGGGCCGTCATTGCGGCGCCACCGTGGATTCGATGATGATCAGCGACGTGCCGGGTCTGACGTGGGGTATCGTCCCGGCTTTGGCGTCGCACGGGGTGAAATACATTTCCGACGGACCCAACGCCTCGCGCACGATGGCTGGCGACCGCATTGGTTATGTGCGCGTGCAATGGGAGAACCATCCGTTTTACTGGCTTTCGCCTTCGGGCACCGAACGGGCGCTTTATTGGGGCTCGCAAGGCGGCTATTCCTTCGGACACCATTTTTCTTCGCTGAAGGAGGGTCTGCCGTTTTTGTTGAACCGGCTGGAGGAACAGCAATATCCGTATGACATCGTGCAGTTGCGTTGGACCAAAGGCGACAATGGTCCGCCCGACGAAGGCGTGATGCCGTTCGTGCGCGACTGGAATGCAAAATACGCCTGGCCCAAGCTGGTCATCGCCACGACGAGCGAGGCGTTCCACGCTTTTGAAAAGCGCTACGGTGCCGAGTTGCCCACGTTCCGCGGCGACCTGACGCCGTATTGGGAAGATGGGGCGGGCTCATCCGCGCGCGAGACGGCGCTCAATCGCCATTCGGCCGACCGCCTGGTGCAGGCGGAAACGATTTGGGCGCTGCGCCAGCCGGGCCAATTTCCGAATGATGAATTCGCCGGCGCGTGGAAAAACGCCGCGCTCTACAGTGAACACACGTGGGGGGCCTACAACAGCATCAGCCAGCCGGACCTGCCGTTCGTGAAGAAGCAGTGGGCCTACAAGCAAGGCTACGCGCTCAAGGCCGATCAGCTTTCCCATGAACTGCTCAACCGGGCACTGGACGCGACCGAATCCGCTGCCTCAAAATCCGTGGACGTTTACAACACGGCGTCGTGGGCGCGAACCGACCTGGTGACGTTGCCGAAGGAAACAACGGGCGATGCAGTGACGGATGCATCCGGCCGGCCCGTGCCGTCCCAGCGGCTTTCCACCGGCGAACTGGTTTTTCTCGCCCGGAATGTTCCGCCGCTCGGCGCCGAGCGTTTTACCATTTCGTCCGGCGCGCCCACGGCCGGTGGGAAAGCCACGGTCGACGGCATGACCCTTTCCACACCCCTGCTTACCGTGAAGTTGGATGAGCACACCGGCGACATCGTCAGTCTGCGTGCGCACGGCATCGACGCCGAACTCGCTGATGGTTCGCTCAACAATTACCTCTACCTGCCGGGGCACGACCTGCAAGGCGTTCAACCGAGCGGCCCGGCGCGCGTCACCGTCAAGGAATCCGGTCCGCTCGTCGTCTCGTTGGTGGCCGCATCCGACGCGCCCGGCTGCAACCATCTGGCGCGCGAGGTTCGGCTGGTGGACGGCCTCGACCGGGTGGAGATCAGCGATCTGATTGACAAAAAGGCCGTGCGCTCCGTCGAGGGCGTGCATCTCGGGTTCAGCTTCAACATCCCGAATCCGGCGGTGCACATCAACAGCCCGGGCGCGATTGGCGAACCGGAGAAGGATCAGCTTCCGGGCGCGTGCAAAAACTGGTTCAGCGTCGAACGCTGGGTGGACATTTCGGGTTCGAACTATGGCGTGACGTGGTCCACGGACGACGCGCCGCTCATGGAACTGGGCGGGCTGACGGCCAACCTGCCGCGCAGCCAGCCCGACCCCAATGCGTATCTCAAACACATCGAGCCGTCGGCGAAGATTTATTCGTGGGTCATGAACAATCATTGGCATACGAACTATCGGGCCGACCAGGAAGGGCCGACCTGGTTTCGCTATGCAATACAGGTGCATGGCGCCTACGATCCCGTCGCGGCCACGCGCTTTGGCGTGAACAGCACCGAACCGTTGCTTGTCGCGCCGGCGGCGGGGGACGCCCCGGTTGGGTCGATGCTGAACATCGAGCCGGCCAGCATTGTGACCACGGCGTTCAAACCCAGCGACGACCGCAAGGCGCTCATCGTGCGGCTCTATAATCCCACCGGCACCACGCAGCACGCGCGCTTGAAATGGAACCGTCCGGTCCGCCACGTCTGGCTCTCCAGCGCCTGCGAAGAACAGGGTGGGGAAGCGCCGGCCACCATTGCGGTGCCAAAGCTCGGCATGGTCACACTGCGCGTGGACGAATGA
- a CDS encoding HupE/UreJ family protein: MSAVRRRAWWSRVARWRVVRPGWIGLALLLAAFPASAHLPTMASAQMTIVSNGTFTLDLTFDVPPFVLGVTPQAATDTEMNVWLDGPTNAIGLSLDAAQAQFQREFSVTTDQGTGQLDTIIFPSVADLERYKESLTIVRLPVMLMLSAEGHLPPSAHQVSLCFPEIMGVVAVTVDRPGQEPATLVANAGEVTRPIPLQLEGGAANSSVAEPGRWLVARQYLVLGFTHILPEGTDHILFVLGLFLLSCRIKPLLAQVTAFTVAHSITLGLAMYGMIRLPSSVVEPLIAASIAFVAVENICTPELKPWRPVVVFGFGLIHGLGFSSVLLSLGLPRQDFATALISFNGGVELGQLTVITAAFLVVGWWRGRKWYRRAVVIPASALIAGTGMVWTVQRILLAIR, encoded by the coding sequence TTGTCGGCCGTTCGCCGTCGCGCGTGGTGGTCGCGGGTGGCCCGCTGGCGCGTGGTCCGTCCGGGTTGGATCGGACTCGCGCTGTTGCTGGCCGCGTTCCCCGCGTCGGCGCACCTGCCCACCATGGCCTCGGCGCAGATGACGATTGTCTCAAATGGCACGTTCACGCTGGATTTGACCTTCGACGTGCCGCCGTTTGTCCTCGGCGTCACACCGCAAGCGGCCACCGACACTGAGATGAACGTGTGGCTCGACGGCCCCACCAACGCCATCGGCTTGAGCCTGGACGCAGCGCAGGCGCAATTTCAGCGCGAATTCTCGGTCACGACCGACCAGGGGACAGGGCAGCTGGATACGATCATTTTTCCCAGCGTCGCCGATTTGGAGCGTTACAAGGAGTCCCTGACCATCGTCCGATTGCCGGTGATGTTGATGCTTTCGGCCGAGGGGCATCTGCCGCCGTCGGCTCACCAGGTGTCGCTTTGTTTTCCCGAGATCATGGGTGTGGTCGCCGTCACGGTGGATCGTCCGGGACAGGAGCCGGCGACGCTGGTGGCCAATGCGGGCGAGGTCACCCGGCCGATTCCGTTGCAACTGGAAGGCGGTGCCGCAAATTCAAGCGTTGCAGAACCGGGTCGCTGGCTGGTCGCGCGCCAATACCTCGTGCTGGGGTTCACGCACATTTTGCCGGAAGGCACGGACCACATCCTGTTTGTGCTGGGCTTGTTTCTACTAAGCTGCCGCATCAAGCCGTTGCTGGCGCAGGTGACCGCGTTCACGGTGGCGCATTCCATTACACTGGGGCTCGCGATGTATGGCATGATCCGGCTGCCGTCGTCAGTGGTGGAACCGCTCATCGCCGCTTCCATCGCATTTGTGGCCGTGGAAAACATCTGCACGCCGGAACTGAAACCCTGGCGCCCCGTGGTGGTGTTTGGCTTTGGGCTCATCCACGGTCTTGGTTTTTCCAGCGTCCTGCTGTCGCTTGGCCTGCCGCGCCAGGATTTTGCCACGGCGTTGATTTCCTTCAACGGCGGCGTGGAACTTGGCCAGTTGACGGTGATCACGGCGGCGTTTCTGGTGGTCGGCTGGTGGCGCGGGCGGAAATGGTATCGCCGTGCGGTTGTCATTCCGGCGTCAGCCTTGATCGCAGGCACGGGCATGGTGTGGACCGTGCAGCGAATCCTGCTGGCCATTCGGTGA
- a CDS encoding glycoside hydrolase family 2 TIM barrel-domain containing protein: MNWAAARRLVLAVAMGAMSQLLGLNAKATAALWNQGWVFHLGDTAQNAPDDGWDKVVLPHTPRIEQPMEAGHHFQGVCWYHKHFRTEPGWRGKKIQLRFDGAMQMAEVWLNGQSLAVHEGGYLPFTVNLTPELNWKGDNVITVRLVNRDQPDVPPGKPLKNLDFTYQGGLYRDVHLIVTDPLHITDVFEANRIAGGGLFVRTESADATNAAFLLQADVQNDLPAAAAAQVLFTILDAQNRMVATAGTAAETISAGDHLAFTAKVVVARPQLWHPDHPFLYTLKAELRRGRKMLQAEKTRFGLRTLAYDDQRGFVINGESLTIRGANRHQDFPWLGNAVPDNAQYRDLKRLKDAGFNFLRLAHYPQSQAVMDACDELGLMVSVCTPGWQWFKADETFTDLAKQNIRDMVRWHRNHPSAIMWEVSLNETYGHDQFYAECARIAREEYPGGQLFTAGDSYASKDVSHYDVPYAGWGGFYERGAAPGFEARKRSFAREYGDYEFGGEHSTTRVAVGAGETALLLQAWNFIWSHNRNAAMPWLIGDCLWVGVDHFRGCSEQNPISRCGVLDYLRRPKFSYSFFQSQRDVNQPAIFIANYWTPRSSPTKVVVFSNCEEVELRVNGKTVARRKPDAGPDSDYGVWHPEADPVYMASGKNVRDDEAATANSLKQQKGEEYRAMFDGGNARHMAHPPFTFAPVPYEAGELKAVGYVRGKQVCEFVRRTPGVPVALKLEVETCGRDLTADGTDAVFVRARIVDKDGQTVPTAESLVTFSVDGAGRMVSPAEVKAEAGVATLLLQAAGRAGKAKISARAGGLTDALLVVRSK, encoded by the coding sequence ATGAATTGGGCAGCCGCCCGCCGTTTGGTCCTTGCCGTTGCGATGGGCGCGATGTCGCAGCTGCTTGGTCTTAACGCGAAAGCGACCGCCGCACTTTGGAACCAGGGCTGGGTTTTTCACCTGGGAGATACGGCTCAGAACGCGCCGGACGATGGCTGGGACAAAGTGGTGCTGCCGCACACGCCGCGCATTGAACAGCCGATGGAGGCCGGCCATCACTTCCAGGGGGTGTGCTGGTATCATAAACATTTTCGCACGGAGCCCGGCTGGCGCGGCAAAAAAATCCAGCTTCGCTTTGACGGGGCGATGCAGATGGCCGAGGTCTGGCTCAATGGCCAATCGCTGGCCGTCCATGAGGGCGGCTATTTGCCCTTCACCGTGAACCTCACTCCGGAGCTGAACTGGAAAGGGGACAACGTCATCACGGTCCGTCTTGTTAATCGAGATCAGCCAGACGTGCCGCCCGGCAAACCGCTCAAAAATCTCGACTTCACGTATCAAGGCGGCCTTTACCGTGACGTGCATCTGATCGTGACCGACCCGTTGCATATCACCGACGTCTTCGAGGCAAATCGCATTGCCGGCGGCGGGCTGTTTGTTCGCACGGAATCCGCCGATGCCACGAATGCCGCCTTTTTGCTGCAAGCCGATGTGCAAAACGATTTGCCGGCGGCCGCGGCGGCGCAAGTCCTGTTCACCATTCTGGACGCGCAAAATCGAATGGTGGCAACGGCCGGCACGGCGGCGGAAACCATTTCCGCAGGGGACCACCTTGCCTTCACAGCGAAGGTCGTAGTCGCTCGACCACAGCTCTGGCATCCTGATCATCCGTTCCTTTACACACTCAAGGCTGAACTGCGTCGCGGACGGAAGATGCTTCAGGCGGAGAAAACACGTTTTGGCCTTCGCACCCTCGCTTATGACGACCAGCGGGGCTTTGTCATCAATGGTGAATCGCTGACGATCCGCGGCGCCAACCGGCATCAGGATTTTCCGTGGCTCGGGAACGCCGTTCCGGACAACGCGCAGTATCGCGATTTGAAACGTCTCAAGGACGCGGGCTTCAATTTCCTGCGTTTGGCGCATTACCCCCAGTCCCAGGCGGTGATGGACGCGTGCGACGAGTTGGGGTTGATGGTTTCGGTCTGCACGCCCGGCTGGCAATGGTTCAAGGCGGACGAAACGTTCACCGATCTCGCCAAACAAAACATCCGCGACATGGTGCGCTGGCATCGGAATCATCCCAGTGCCATCATGTGGGAGGTCAGCCTGAACGAAACCTACGGCCACGACCAATTCTACGCCGAATGCGCGCGCATCGCCCGCGAAGAATATCCCGGCGGCCAGCTGTTCACCGCCGGCGACAGCTATGCGAGCAAGGACGTGAGCCACTACGATGTGCCGTATGCCGGCTGGGGCGGATTTTATGAGCGCGGTGCCGCGCCCGGTTTTGAAGCCCGGAAACGCTCCTTCGCCCGTGAATACGGCGACTACGAATTCGGCGGCGAACACAGCACCACCCGCGTGGCCGTCGGCGCGGGCGAAACGGCGTTGCTGCTCCAGGCGTGGAATTTCATCTGGTCCCACAACCGCAACGCCGCCATGCCGTGGCTGATCGGCGACTGCCTCTGGGTGGGGGTGGATCACTTTCGCGGATGCAGCGAGCAGAATCCCATCAGCCGTTGCGGCGTTCTGGATTACCTGCGCCGGCCAAAATTCTCGTATTCTTTTTTCCAGAGCCAGCGCGACGTGAACCAACCGGCCATCTTCATCGCCAACTATTGGACGCCGCGGTCATCACCGACGAAGGTGGTGGTTTTTTCCAACTGCGAGGAAGTCGAGTTGCGGGTGAACGGCAAAACCGTTGCGCGACGGAAGCCCGATGCCGGCCCCGACTCCGATTACGGCGTGTGGCATCCCGAGGCCGACCCGGTTTACATGGCCAGCGGCAAAAACGTCCGTGACGACGAAGCCGCCACGGCGAATTCGCTGAAGCAACAAAAGGGCGAAGAATATCGGGCGATGTTTGACGGCGGCAATGCCCGGCACATGGCGCATCCGCCGTTCACCTTCGCGCCGGTGCCTTACGAAGCGGGTGAACTCAAGGCCGTCGGCTACGTGAGGGGGAAGCAGGTTTGCGAATTTGTCCGCCGCACACCGGGTGTGCCCGTGGCACTAAAGCTGGAAGTGGAAACCTGCGGGCGCGATCTCACCGCCGATGGCACGGACGCGGTATTCGTCCGCGCCCGGATCGTGGACAAGGATGGCCAGACCGTGCCGACAGCCGAGTCGTTGGTGACCTTTTCCGTGGATGGCGCGGGCCGAATGGTCAGTCCCGCCGAAGTCAAAGCCGAAGCCGGCGTGGCCACGCTGCTGTTGCAGGCAGCGGGCAGGGCTGGGAAAGCAAAAATCTCCGCCCGCGCCGGGGGATTGACCGATGCGCTCCTTGTGGTGCGTTCAAAGTGA
- a CDS encoding glycine C-acetyltransferase translates to MFTNKSHLETQLADIRKAGTYKNERVIITPQGATIRVADGQPVLNLCANNYLGLAQHPAVAAAAKAAIDEWGYGCASVRFICGTQGVHKELEQKLSGFLGTEDTILYSSCFDANGGLFETLLGEPDAIISDELNHASIIDGIRLCKAQRHRYKNNDMADLEMKLKAAAGCRFKMIATDGVFSMDGYIANLKSICDLADRYGALVMVDDSHAVGFVGKTGRGTHEYNGVMGRVDVITGTLGKALGGASGGYTSGRREIIELLRQRSRPYLFSNTLAPGIAGASLKVLELLSGSTELRDKLEANTKFFREGMGRLGFNLLPGTHPICPVMLGDAALAGKFADAMLQKGVYVIGFSYPVVPQGKARIRTQISAAHSRADLELAINAFAEVKHELKL, encoded by the coding sequence ATGTTCACCAACAAGTCCCATTTAGAAACCCAGCTTGCGGACATTCGCAAGGCCGGCACCTACAAGAACGAACGGGTCATCATCACGCCGCAGGGCGCGACCATCCGGGTGGCCGACGGTCAGCCGGTGCTGAATTTGTGCGCCAACAATTACCTCGGCCTCGCGCAGCATCCCGCCGTTGCCGCCGCCGCGAAGGCGGCGATTGATGAATGGGGCTACGGTTGCGCCAGCGTGCGGTTCATCTGCGGCACCCAGGGTGTGCACAAGGAACTGGAGCAGAAACTGAGCGGGTTTCTCGGCACCGAGGACACGATTCTCTATTCCTCGTGCTTCGATGCGAACGGCGGCTTGTTCGAGACGCTGCTCGGCGAGCCGGATGCGATTATTTCCGACGAACTGAATCACGCCAGTATCATCGACGGCATCCGCCTCTGCAAGGCGCAGCGACACCGCTATAAAAACAACGACATGGCCGACCTCGAAATGAAATTAAAGGCGGCGGCCGGCTGCCGTTTCAAAATGATCGCCACCGACGGCGTGTTTTCGATGGATGGCTACATCGCGAATTTGAAATCCATCTGCGACCTCGCCGATCGTTATGGCGCGCTGGTGATGGTGGATGATTCGCACGCGGTTGGCTTTGTCGGCAAAACCGGCCGGGGCACGCATGAATACAACGGCGTGATGGGGCGCGTGGACGTCATCACCGGCACCCTCGGCAAGGCGCTGGGTGGTGCCAGCGGTGGTTACACCAGCGGGCGCCGCGAAATCATTGAACTGCTGCGCCAGCGGTCGCGGCCGTATCTGTTCTCCAACACGCTGGCTCCGGGCATCGCGGGCGCGTCGCTGAAGGTGCTGGAATTATTGAGCGGCTCAACCGAATTGCGCGACAAACTCGAGGCGAACACGAAGTTTTTCCGCGAGGGCATGGGCAGGCTCGGCTTCAACCTCCTGCCCGGCACGCATCCGATTTGTCCGGTGATGCTCGGCGACGCCGCGCTAGCCGGCAAATTCGCCGACGCGATGTTGCAGAAGGGCGTCTATGTAATCGGCTTCAGTTATCCGGTGGTGCCTCAAGGCAAGGCGCGCATTCGCACCCAGATTTCCGCCGCCCATTCGCGGGCGGATTTGGAGCTGGCGATCAATGCGTTTGCCGAGGTGAAACACGAATTGAAACTGTGA
- a CDS encoding carbohydrate-binding protein, producing the protein MSSFPVAGMLLVVGFHAVNVGNAAEFHVAVNGNDANAGAQNTPFRTIQHAADLAQPGDVITVHEGVYRERVTPPRGGTSDKQRIVYRAAPGEQVVITGSEPVKGWERVTNDTWRVTIPNAFFGKFNPYADLIHGDWYGSSRPNHTGAVYLNGDWLTEAARLDEVLAPAGGKPLWFATVDGADRGDYLLNMASFAIGKHRIAADAFAARSGELHAAPCTEGGNCIGWIRSGSWLRFDAVDFSGADRMEFRAASVTDGGDIEVHLDAPDGEWIGTASIAGTGDWQKWNSFLTRIKPVRGVKTVFLVFKAHQSGGTNTTIWAQFPGVNPNGQSVEINVRRTVFTPEKTGINYLTVRGFDLRNAATPWAPPTAAQIGLISAYWCKGWIIESNRISHSTCSGVALGKYGDEWDNRAESAEGYVGTLTRALTNGWNRATIGSHIVRNNEISHCEQTGIVGSLGCSFSAITGNDIHDIHVRGLFGGAEMAGIKFHGAIDVIISHNHIYRCGSVAGIWLDWMAQGAQVTGNLLHDNSSQDIFFEMQHGPVLVANNLFLSKPRSFELNSQGIAFAHNLILGPIKSYRGDTRSTPFHPAHKTDVAGLYPAAGGDSGDHRLYNNLFLAPSSLQALDNTALPCVAAGNVFTTGTQPSKFDTSPLLKPDFDPGVRLTQKPDGWYLTLREDRAWRDEVKRQLVTTGLLGKTRVSHCTYENRDGTPLKIDADYLGQKRDEHNPFPGPFENIGNGPQEIKVWPVASE; encoded by the coding sequence GTGAGCTCGTTTCCTGTTGCCGGGATGTTGCTGGTCGTTGGGTTTCACGCGGTGAACGTTGGCAACGCGGCCGAATTTCACGTCGCCGTCAACGGGAACGATGCGAACGCCGGCGCCCAAAACACGCCGTTCCGCACCATCCAGCATGCGGCGGACCTGGCGCAACCGGGCGATGTCATCACGGTGCATGAGGGGGTTTACCGCGAGCGGGTCACTCCTCCACGTGGTGGCACGTCGGACAAACAGCGTATCGTTTACCGGGCCGCGCCGGGCGAGCAGGTCGTCATTACCGGTTCAGAGCCGGTCAAGGGCTGGGAGCGCGTCACGAATGACACGTGGCGGGTGACGATTCCCAATGCCTTCTTCGGCAAGTTCAATCCCTACGCCGACCTCATCCATGGCGATTGGTATGGCAGCAGCCGGCCGAATCACACGGGCGCGGTTTATCTGAATGGCGACTGGCTGACGGAGGCGGCACGCCTGGATGAAGTATTGGCCCCGGCTGGCGGCAAGCCACTATGGTTTGCAACGGTGGACGGTGCAGACCGCGGCGACTATCTGCTTAACATGGCTTCGTTCGCCATCGGCAAACACCGCATCGCAGCCGACGCCTTTGCCGCCCGGAGCGGCGAGCTTCACGCGGCGCCGTGCACGGAGGGTGGCAATTGCATCGGCTGGATTCGGAGCGGCAGCTGGCTTCGATTTGACGCGGTCGATTTCTCGGGCGCAGACCGGATGGAATTCCGCGCGGCCTCAGTCACGGACGGCGGCGACATTGAAGTTCACCTGGATGCGCCGGACGGCGAATGGATCGGCACTGCGTCCATTGCCGGCACGGGCGACTGGCAGAAATGGAATTCCTTCCTGACACGCATCAAGCCTGTCCGCGGGGTGAAAACGGTTTTTCTCGTCTTCAAGGCGCACCAATCCGGGGGCACGAATACCACCATCTGGGCCCAATTCCCAGGTGTGAATCCGAACGGACAATCCGTGGAAATCAACGTCCGCCGGACGGTATTCACGCCGGAGAAGACCGGCATCAACTATCTCACCGTGCGCGGTTTCGACCTGCGCAACGCCGCCACGCCGTGGGCGCCGCCTACGGCCGCGCAGATTGGCCTCATTTCCGCGTATTGGTGCAAAGGTTGGATCATTGAGAGCAATCGTATCAGCCATTCCACCTGTAGCGGCGTGGCTCTCGGCAAATACGGTGATGAATGGGACAACCGCGCCGAGTCCGCCGAAGGCTATGTCGGCACGCTCACACGCGCGCTGACGAATGGCTGGAACAGGGCGACCATCGGCAGTCACATCGTCCGGAACAACGAGATTTCCCACTGTGAGCAAACCGGCATCGTCGGCAGTCTCGGCTGCTCGTTCAGCGCCATCACCGGCAACGACATTCATGACATCCATGTCCGGGGATTGTTTGGCGGCGCGGAGATGGCCGGCATCAAGTTTCATGGCGCCATTGATGTCATCATCAGCCACAACCACATTTACCGCTGTGGGTCCGTTGCCGGCATCTGGCTCGACTGGATGGCGCAAGGCGCTCAAGTGACGGGAAACCTCCTGCACGATAACAGCTCGCAGGACATTTTCTTCGAGATGCAGCACGGGCCGGTTCTGGTGGCCAACAATCTGTTCCTGTCGAAGCCCCGCTCGTTTGAATTGAATTCACAGGGCATCGCTTTCGCGCACAACCTGATTCTGGGGCCTATCAAAAGCTATCGTGGTGATACGCGCAGCACGCCGTTTCATCCCGCGCACAAGACGGATGTGGCCGGACTTTATCCTGCCGCCGGGGGCGACAGTGGCGATCACCGCCTTTACAACAATCTTTTCCTCGCGCCCAGCAGCCTTCAGGCACTGGACAACACGGCGTTGCCCTGCGTGGCCGCCGGCAACGTGTTCACCACGGGAACGCAGCCCTCAAAATTCGACACCAGCCCATTGCTCAAGCCTGATTTTGACCCGGGCGTCCGGTTGACGCAAAAGCCGGACGGCTGGTATCTCACGCTGCGCGAAGACAGGGCCTGGCGGGATGAAGTAAAACGCCAGTTGGTGACCACGGGCCTGCTCGGCAAGACCAGGGTTTCCCATTGCACTTACGAAAACCGCGACGGCACGCCGCTGAAGATTGACGCTGATTATCTTGGTCAGAAGCGTGACGAGCACAACCCGTTTCCCGGTCCCTTTGAAAATATTGGAAATGGCCCGCAGGAAATCAAAGTCTGGCCGGTTGCTTCCGAGTGA